In the bacterium genome, one interval contains:
- the thrC gene encoding threonine synthase has product MGATALVCRECDRRYTLDPIFVCEACFGPLEVRYDHGGASGDALRTRILSGPVSIWRYQDFLPVDRVPSWDLAPGYTPLVRAERLGRALGLNHLYLKNDTRNPTWSFKDRVVAVALAAARTFDFAVLSCASTGNLANAVAAHAAKAGLRAVVFIPTGLEHAKVVTTSVYRPTIVEVDGTYDDVNRLCLEIGEEHRWAIANVNLRPYYSEGAKTLAFEVAEQLGWRAPDRVVVPVGSGNMFVKIHKGFEEFQRLGVIPEHQIRMTAAQAEGCGPIAAAYRGETDTVVPVVPHTVAKSLAIGSPADGAYVLDIARRSGGAVEAVTDGEVVDAIRLLAETEGLFTEPAGGVTVGVLRKLALAGAIDPDETVVAYITGIGLKALEAVEGQLQAPVRIKPTLASFEERVLQPAGA; this is encoded by the coding sequence ATGGGAGCAACTGCGCTGGTGTGTCGCGAGTGCGACCGGCGGTACACGCTCGATCCGATCTTCGTGTGCGAGGCGTGCTTCGGTCCGCTCGAGGTCCGGTACGATCACGGCGGGGCGAGCGGCGACGCGCTGCGGACGCGGATCCTCTCCGGTCCGGTCTCGATCTGGCGCTACCAGGATTTCCTGCCGGTCGACCGCGTGCCGTCCTGGGACCTGGCGCCCGGGTACACGCCGCTCGTCCGCGCGGAACGTCTCGGCCGCGCCCTCGGACTGAACCACCTGTACTTGAAGAACGACACCCGGAATCCGACGTGGTCGTTCAAGGACCGCGTCGTCGCGGTCGCGCTCGCCGCCGCCCGGACGTTCGACTTCGCCGTGTTGTCCTGCGCGAGCACGGGCAACCTGGCGAATGCCGTCGCCGCCCACGCGGCCAAGGCCGGTCTCCGCGCGGTGGTGTTCATCCCGACGGGGCTCGAGCATGCGAAGGTAGTCACGACGTCGGTCTACCGGCCGACGATCGTCGAGGTCGACGGGACCTACGACGACGTCAACCGGCTCTGCCTGGAGATCGGTGAAGAGCATCGGTGGGCCATCGCCAACGTGAACCTCCGGCCGTACTACTCGGAAGGCGCGAAGACGCTCGCGTTCGAGGTGGCCGAGCAGCTCGGCTGGCGCGCGCCGGACCGCGTCGTCGTCCCGGTGGGCTCCGGCAACATGTTCGTCAAGATCCACAAGGGGTTCGAGGAGTTTCAGCGGCTCGGGGTGATCCCCGAGCACCAGATCCGGATGACGGCCGCGCAGGCCGAGGGCTGCGGGCCGATCGCCGCGGCGTACCGGGGGGAGACGGACACCGTCGTCCCGGTGGTCCCCCACACGGTCGCGAAGTCGCTCGCGATCGGCAGTCCGGCGGACGGGGCCTACGTCCTGGACATCGCCCGCCGCAGCGGCGGCGCCGTTGAGGCGGTGACCGACGGCGAGGTGGTGGACGCGATCCGGCTGCTCGCGGAAACCGAAGGCCTGTTCACGGAGCCGGCCGGCGGGGTGACCGTCGGCGTGCTGCGGAAGCTGGCGCTGGCCGGCGCCATCGATCCGGACGAGACCGTGGTGGCGTACATCACCGGCATCGGGCTCAAAGCGCTCGAGGCCGTGGAAGGGCAGCTTCAGGCACCGGTGCGCATCAAGCCGACGCTCGCGTCCTTTGAAGAGCGCGTGCTGCAGCCTGCCGGCGCCTAG
- the ligA gene encoding NAD-dependent DNA ligase LigA, translated as MTTEPQHGMAGAARRIETLREQIRHHIHQYFVLDAPEISDEAYDALVQELRDLEAAHPDLVTADSPTQRVGAPPAAAFRPVTHPYPMLSLANAFTEDDLRGWHRRVVAALGDGRVAFVCELKMDGAAVSLVYEHGIFVRGATRGDAVRGEDVTPNLRTVAPLPLRLREGDVPVPDFAEFRGEVYLPTRALDAVNEERARAGQPLFANPRNAAAGSLRQLDPAITAARPLGLFVYQVGAVPGVRFRTHAEALAWAARLGLPVNPHVRRVEDLDDVLRYIAEWQRERAALPYGTDGIVVKVDSLDQQAELGATSQAPRWAIAYKFPAEEAETRVADIWVSVGRTGALTPVADLEPVRVSGVIVRRAGLHNEDEMRRKDVRIGDHVIVRRAGEVIPEIVRVLVEKRTGAERRFEMPSVCPVCGSPVERRPGEAVWRCTGGAICPAQVLERLIHFASRGGVNMDGVGPKLLQQLLDRGLIEDPADLYRLTKEQLLMLERMADKSAENVIAAIDGSRRPPLARLVYALGIRHVGGHVAELLAAHFSTLEGLAAASAEEVRAVPGIGPTIAESVAAFFAREETQALVRKLRQVGVEPVPPAGGVTGPLAGKMFVFTGTLAALSRRDAAARVTALGGTVGEVVSKQTDYLVAGEEPGTKLARARKAGVRVLDEPAFLRLLDGGPAEAAAAGSGGREGGSGPL; from the coding sequence GTGACCACGGAGCCGCAGCACGGCATGGCCGGCGCCGCCCGCCGCATCGAGACGCTCCGCGAGCAGATCCGCCACCACATTCACCAGTATTTCGTGCTCGACGCCCCGGAGATTTCCGACGAGGCGTACGACGCCCTGGTACAGGAACTGCGCGACCTCGAGGCCGCGCACCCCGACCTCGTCACGGCGGACTCGCCCACGCAGCGGGTCGGCGCGCCGCCGGCGGCGGCGTTCCGCCCCGTCACCCACCCGTACCCGATGCTCAGCCTCGCGAACGCGTTTACGGAAGACGATCTGCGGGGCTGGCACCGGCGCGTCGTCGCCGCCCTCGGCGACGGGCGCGTCGCGTTCGTGTGCGAACTCAAGATGGACGGCGCCGCGGTCTCGCTGGTGTACGAGCACGGGATCTTCGTGCGGGGCGCCACGCGCGGCGACGCCGTGCGCGGGGAAGACGTCACGCCGAATCTCCGGACGGTCGCTCCGCTGCCGCTGCGGCTCCGGGAGGGGGACGTCCCCGTGCCCGACTTCGCCGAGTTTCGGGGCGAGGTCTACCTGCCGACGCGCGCGCTCGACGCGGTGAACGAGGAGCGCGCGCGGGCCGGCCAGCCGCTGTTCGCGAACCCCCGCAACGCCGCGGCCGGGTCCCTCCGCCAACTCGATCCGGCGATCACGGCCGCCCGGCCGCTGGGTCTGTTCGTGTATCAGGTCGGGGCCGTGCCCGGCGTGCGGTTTCGGACGCACGCGGAAGCCCTGGCGTGGGCGGCGAGGCTGGGCCTGCCGGTCAACCCGCACGTGCGGCGGGTCGAGGATCTGGACGACGTGCTGCGGTACATCGCCGAGTGGCAGCGGGAACGGGCGGCGCTGCCCTACGGCACGGACGGCATCGTGGTGAAGGTCGATTCGCTCGACCAGCAGGCAGAACTCGGGGCGACGAGCCAGGCGCCGCGCTGGGCGATTGCGTACAAGTTCCCGGCCGAAGAAGCGGAAACCCGGGTGGCCGACATCTGGGTGAGCGTGGGGCGCACCGGGGCGCTGACGCCGGTGGCCGACCTGGAGCCGGTGCGGGTGTCCGGCGTCATCGTGCGCCGCGCCGGGCTCCACAACGAAGACGAGATGCGGCGCAAGGACGTGCGCATCGGCGACCACGTGATCGTCAGGCGCGCGGGCGAGGTCATCCCCGAAATCGTCCGCGTGCTGGTCGAGAAACGCACCGGCGCCGAGCGGCGATTCGAGATGCCCTCGGTCTGTCCGGTCTGCGGCTCGCCCGTCGAGCGGCGGCCGGGCGAGGCCGTCTGGCGGTGCACCGGCGGCGCGATCTGTCCGGCGCAGGTGCTCGAGCGGCTCATCCACTTCGCGTCGCGCGGCGGCGTGAACATGGATGGTGTCGGTCCGAAACTTCTCCAGCAATTGCTCGACCGCGGGCTGATCGAGGACCCCGCGGATCTCTACCGGCTGACGAAAGAGCAGCTGCTCATGCTCGAGCGCATGGCGGACAAGTCGGCGGAGAACGTCATCGCCGCCATCGACGGCAGCCGCCGGCCGCCGCTCGCCCGCCTCGTGTACGCGCTCGGCATCCGCCACGTCGGCGGGCACGTCGCGGAATTGCTGGCGGCCCACTTCTCCACGTTGGAGGGCCTGGCGGCCGCGTCCGCCGAGGAGGTGCGCGCCGTGCCGGGGATCGGCCCGACGATCGCGGAGAGCGTGGCTGCGTTCTTTGCGCGCGAAGAGACGCAGGCCCTGGTGCGGAAGCTGCGGCAGGTCGGCGTCGAGCCGGTGCCGCCGGCCGGGGGGGTGACCGGCCCGCTCGCGGGCAAGATGTTCGTGTTCACCGGCACGCTGGCCGCCCTGTCGCGGCGCGATGCGGCGGCCCGGGTGACGGCGCTCGGGGGAACCGTCGGCGAGGTGGTGAGCAAGCAGACGGATTATCTCGTGGCCGGGGAAGAGCCGGGAACCAAACTGGCGCGGGCGCGCAAAGCCGGGGTGCGGGTTCTCGACGAGCCGGCGTTTCTCCGGCTCCTGGACGGTGGCCCGGCCGAGGCCGCGGCCGCCGGGTCCGGCGGCCGCGAGGGCGGGAGCGGGCCCTTGTGA
- a CDS encoding prolipoprotein diacylglyceryl transferase, producing the protein MRRAVGRGGIAILASMHPLLFQVGPLTVRWYGVMMGLALLLSVPVTAHFAARFGIDRTVVDTIAVPFLAVLVVGARAGYVLSHLSEFAGRPLAAVLPPYAGLASHGSIAAGLAFLAWWCPRHRVPVWRLLDAMTPAVLAAIVLIRWGNFMNGELFGDQTSLPWGIAVPGLPGGPRHPLPLYEIAGTLAILAGTLRLAGRRPFDGAVFWSAIAASSVLRFLLDLLRSEDRTRAFLTLGQMAALVLMGWGVWFLWTVGRPARGRAPR; encoded by the coding sequence GTGCGGCGCGCCGTCGGCCGGGGTGGAATTGCTATACTGGCCTCGATGCACCCCCTGTTGTTCCAGGTGGGCCCCCTGACCGTCCGCTGGTACGGTGTCATGATGGGACTCGCCCTGTTGCTCTCGGTGCCGGTCACCGCCCATTTTGCCGCGCGGTTCGGCATCGACCGGACCGTCGTCGATACGATCGCGGTACCGTTCCTCGCGGTGCTCGTGGTCGGCGCGCGGGCCGGGTACGTTCTGTCGCACCTGTCCGAGTTCGCGGGACGCCCCCTGGCGGCTGTCCTTCCCCCCTACGCCGGCCTCGCCTCGCACGGGTCGATCGCGGCCGGCCTGGCGTTCCTCGCGTGGTGGTGTCCGCGTCATCGCGTGCCGGTGTGGCGTCTGCTCGACGCGATGACGCCGGCCGTGCTGGCGGCGATCGTGCTGATCCGCTGGGGCAACTTCATGAACGGCGAATTGTTCGGCGATCAGACCTCGCTACCGTGGGGCATCGCCGTGCCCGGGCTGCCAGGCGGACCGCGGCACCCGCTTCCCCTCTACGAGATCGCCGGCACGCTCGCGATCCTCGCCGGAACGCTCCGCCTGGCCGGCCGCCGGCCGTTCGACGGCGCCGTCTTTTGGTCGGCGATCGCGGCCTCTTCGGTGCTGCGGTTCCTGCTCGACCTGCTGCGGAGCGAGGACCGGACGCGGGCCTTCCTGACGCTCGGTCAGATGGCGGCACTCGTCTTGATGGGCTGGGGCGTGTGGTTTCTCTGGACCGTCGGACGGCCTGCCCGGGGCCGGGCCCCGAGGTGA
- a CDS encoding tetratricopeptide repeat protein: protein MVDPPTGTLTFLFADIEGSTRLLGDLGDRYAGMLADYRRLFRAALERWHGYEIDTAGDGIFAAFRRAGDAMSMAVEAQCAFAQHPWPEGATLRVRMGLHTGEPLIIGSEYVGMDVHRAARIGAVAHGGQIILSEATHALVENDLPRDVTLRDLGAYRLKDLLRPEHLFQVMHPVLPGTFPSLRSLDARSHNLPIQLTSFIGREREIGEIKRLLGTTRLLTITGAGGSGKTRVGLQVAAEVLETFQDGVWLVELAGLTDPVLVPQMVASALSVPEQPNRPVTETLVGYLRSRSSLLVFDNCEHLLSACASLSNVLLQACPNLRILATSREALGVPGETTWRVPPLSMPDLQRLPPLTQMMRYEAVRLFVERSASRQPGFSITDNNAPAVVQVCQHLDGIPLAIELAAGRARVLTVKQIAARLGDRFRLLTGGGRTTLPRHQTLRAAMDWSHDLLSEAQRALWRRLSVFIGGCALEAAEAVCSGEHVKETDVLDVLSQLVDKSLVIAETHDGEARYRLLETVREYGRERLVEAGEDGVVRTRHRDWYLRLAEQGERGLQGPEQSSWLERLETEHDNLRAALEWSNSDPAAAEPGLRLAGALYWFWWMGGYWSEGRRLLEGALAQSSEAPPSTLPKALRGAANLAWHQGDYEQALTICEHGLAVSADVGDREHTAWLLMNLGIVAMRQGKSARALELFQDSLMLGRELGQKVIISQALAQFGHLARRSGDYRKAASFFEDSLAMSREAGNTRLIAYVLRSMGMIALRQEDYAAANAFYSESLRLCQEVRDRWVIEECLEGLAAVTSALGNDRQAARLFGAAEALHYLLGRRRLPSDQTAYDERVGSTRARLGNSAFAVAWAEGRAMTLQQAMESALDPLRDET from the coding sequence ATGGTGGACCCGCCGACCGGAACCCTCACCTTTCTCTTCGCGGATATCGAAGGGTCGACGCGTCTACTCGGCGATTTGGGCGACCGCTACGCAGGCATGTTGGCGGACTACCGCCGGCTGTTCCGCGCCGCCCTCGAACGGTGGCACGGCTACGAGATCGATACGGCAGGCGACGGGATCTTTGCGGCTTTCCGTCGGGCCGGAGACGCCATGTCCATGGCGGTGGAGGCGCAGTGCGCCTTTGCACAACACCCGTGGCCCGAGGGGGCCACGTTGCGCGTCCGAATGGGTCTCCACACCGGCGAGCCGCTCATTATTGGCTCGGAGTACGTCGGCATGGACGTCCACCGCGCGGCGCGCATCGGCGCCGTCGCGCACGGTGGCCAGATCATCCTCTCCGAAGCCACTCACGCCCTCGTCGAGAATGATCTTCCCCGAGACGTGACACTCCGGGACCTCGGTGCCTATCGCCTCAAGGATCTGTTGCGGCCCGAGCATCTCTTCCAGGTCATGCATCCCGTGCTGCCCGGCACCTTCCCGTCTCTTCGGTCGCTTGACGCGCGGTCCCACAACCTGCCGATCCAATTGACGAGCTTCATTGGACGAGAGCGTGAGATCGGGGAGATCAAACGGTTGCTGGGGACGACTCGCCTGCTCACGATCACGGGTGCCGGAGGTTCCGGGAAAACGCGGGTCGGCCTTCAGGTCGCCGCGGAGGTTCTGGAAACGTTTCAGGACGGCGTGTGGCTGGTCGAGCTGGCCGGTCTGACCGATCCCGTTCTCGTGCCCCAGATGGTGGCATCGGCGTTGAGCGTGCCCGAGCAGCCGAACCGCCCGGTGACCGAGACACTCGTGGGCTACCTACGCAGCCGGTCGTCGCTCCTCGTCTTCGACAACTGTGAACACCTGCTGTCCGCCTGTGCAAGCCTCAGCAACGTACTACTGCAGGCATGCCCGAACCTGAGAATTCTCGCGACGAGCCGGGAGGCACTGGGTGTCCCCGGAGAGACAACCTGGCGTGTTCCCCCACTCTCGATGCCCGACCTGCAGCGCCTTCCGCCCCTCACACAGATGATGCGATACGAAGCAGTGCGTCTCTTTGTCGAACGATCGGCATCACGCCAGCCCGGCTTCTCGATAACCGACAATAATGCTCCCGCCGTCGTGCAGGTGTGCCAGCACCTCGACGGTATTCCGCTGGCGATTGAACTGGCAGCCGGACGTGCAAGGGTCCTGACCGTCAAGCAGATCGCGGCCAGGCTTGGTGACCGATTCCGCCTGCTGACCGGAGGCGGTCGTACAACTCTTCCCCGCCATCAGACGCTCCGCGCTGCGATGGATTGGAGCCACGACCTGCTCTCGGAAGCACAACGGGCCTTGTGGCGCCGCTTGTCGGTCTTTATCGGAGGGTGCGCCCTTGAAGCCGCGGAGGCCGTCTGCTCGGGCGAGCACGTCAAGGAGACGGATGTCTTGGACGTGTTGAGCCAGTTGGTCGACAAGTCGCTCGTGATCGCGGAAACCCACGACGGTGAAGCGCGGTACCGCCTGCTCGAAACGGTGCGGGAGTACGGTCGCGAGAGACTCGTGGAGGCGGGCGAGGACGGCGTTGTGCGGACGCGGCATCGGGACTGGTACCTAAGGCTCGCGGAGCAGGGAGAGCGCGGACTCCAAGGGCCCGAGCAATCATCGTGGTTGGAGCGCCTGGAGACGGAACATGACAACCTGCGGGCCGCGTTGGAGTGGAGCAACAGCGACCCCGCGGCGGCGGAGCCCGGGCTGCGCCTGGCCGGCGCGCTGTACTGGTTTTGGTGGATGGGCGGGTATTGGAGCGAGGGACGCCGGTTGCTGGAGGGCGCGCTGGCCCAAAGCAGCGAGGCACCGCCTTCCACCTTGCCCAAGGCACTCCGGGGAGCGGCAAATCTCGCGTGGCACCAGGGCGACTATGAGCAGGCGCTGACGATCTGCGAGCACGGCCTGGCTGTGTCCGCGGATGTTGGAGATAGAGAACACACCGCATGGTTGCTCATGAATTTAGGTATCGTCGCCATGCGACAGGGTAAGTCTGCGCGCGCGTTGGAGCTGTTCCAGGACAGTTTGATGCTCGGCCGCGAACTTGGGCAGAAAGTGATCATCAGCCAGGCGCTCGCGCAATTTGGACACCTGGCGCGACGAAGCGGCGATTATCGAAAGGCCGCGTCGTTCTTTGAGGACAGCCTTGCGATGAGCCGGGAGGCCGGCAACACGAGGCTCATCGCCTATGTGCTGCGCAGCATGGGGATGATAGCGCTCCGGCAGGAGGACTATGCGGCCGCGAACGCGTTTTATTCGGAGAGTCTCCGCCTGTGTCAAGAAGTGAGGGACAGATGGGTGATCGAGGAGTGCCTCGAAGGGCTGGCCGCGGTGACCTCCGCGCTAGGAAACGACAGGCAGGCGGCCCGGCTATTTGGTGCCGCGGAGGCGCTACACTACCTTCTCGGCCGCCGGCGTTTGCCGTCCGATCAAACGGCGTACGACGAACGCGTGGGATCCACGCGTGCCAGGCTTGGAAACAGTGCCTTTGCGGTAGCCTGGGCGGAAGGTAGAGCGATGACACTGCAGCAAGCGATGGAATCCGCGCTGGACCCCCTCCGCGACGAGACCTGA
- a CDS encoding Crp/Fnr family transcriptional regulator: protein MATLFRRRRYKAGEPVFREGDPGTALYVIDSGEVKILLGGAEGKEVILSLLTPGEFFGELALLDGEPRSADAVATVPTELLVLSREDFHRFLREVPTVAVNMLAPLSRRFRRTDRLVHDAAFSDVRTRLTRLLLELGQTRGQAGRGGVVIGSRLTQGDLANMVGATRESVNKCLRSLAEQGLVRHERGHLVLLNVDRLRAQLR, encoded by the coding sequence TTGGCTACCCTCTTTCGCCGACGCCGGTATAAAGCGGGTGAACCGGTATTCCGCGAAGGCGACCCCGGCACGGCCCTCTACGTGATCGACAGCGGTGAAGTCAAGATCCTCCTCGGCGGAGCCGAGGGCAAGGAAGTCATTCTCTCGCTGCTGACGCCGGGAGAGTTCTTCGGCGAACTTGCGCTCCTGGACGGAGAGCCGCGCTCGGCGGACGCTGTCGCGACCGTGCCCACCGAGCTCCTCGTCTTGTCGCGCGAGGACTTTCACCGGTTTCTGCGCGAGGTCCCCACAGTCGCCGTCAACATGCTGGCCCCGTTGAGCCGCCGCTTCCGGCGGACGGATCGGCTGGTGCACGATGCCGCGTTCTCGGATGTGCGGACGCGCCTCACGCGGCTCCTTCTCGAATTGGGTCAGACGCGGGGGCAGGCCGGGCGCGGCGGCGTGGTCATTGGGTCGCGCCTTACACAGGGCGATCTTGCCAACATGGTCGGGGCGACGCGGGAGAGCGTCAATAAGTGTCTGCGGTCCCTTGCGGAGCAAGGGCTCGTTCGCCACGAACGAGGACACTTGGTCCTCTTGAACGTCGACCGTTTGCGTGCGCAGTTACGCTAG
- a CDS encoding GerMN domain-containing protein yields MRPGPRRRKRPYGGHEIRYGGRAGRRRGRGRPFLAWFVIAALVAAAVFAARTLKPLLHGRPEAGPPRAEVQIFLVRTEPGGRAQTLAPAVRRVAAGPTPALAAAALRALLDGPSRAERSRGLTSEIPPGTTLRDVTVAGGTATVDLSVTFAGGGGSSSILGRVWQVVYTVGQFPDVTAVQLLIGGRRVDTLGGEGLLVGAPLRRPAVMPSF; encoded by the coding sequence GTGAGACCGGGCCCGCGCCGGCGTAAGCGCCCCTACGGGGGGCACGAGATCCGCTACGGGGGCCGCGCGGGCCGCCGCCGCGGCCGGGGCCGGCCGTTCCTGGCGTGGTTCGTGATCGCCGCGCTTGTCGCCGCCGCGGTGTTCGCCGCCAGGACGCTCAAGCCGCTCCTGCACGGCAGACCGGAGGCGGGACCGCCCCGGGCCGAGGTGCAGATATTTCTGGTCCGCACCGAACCCGGCGGCCGCGCCCAGACACTCGCCCCCGCCGTCCGGCGCGTCGCCGCGGGTCCGACGCCGGCCCTCGCCGCCGCCGCCCTGCGGGCGCTGCTTGACGGTCCCTCACGCGCGGAGCGATCGCGCGGGCTGACCAGCGAGATCCCGCCCGGGACGACGCTCCGCGACGTGACCGTCGCCGGCGGGACGGCGACCGTGGATCTCAGCGTGACGTTCGCCGGCGGCGGCGGCTCGAGCAGCATCCTGGGGCGGGTGTGGCAGGTCGTCTACACCGTCGGCCAGTTTCCCGACGTCACGGCGGTCCAGTTGCTGATCGGCGGCCGCCGCGTCGATACGCTCGGGGGCGAGGGGCTGCTCGTCGGCGCGCCGCTGCGGCGGCCCGCCGTCATGCCGAGCTTCTGA
- a CDS encoding helix-turn-helix domain-containing protein, translated as MSKREQQRAHVLAQVVEGHLTVPNAARLLRLSFRHLRRLLAKVRLHGPAALAHGNRGRASPRCLAEALRTQVLTLARARYAGFSEMFLRCDQ; from the coding sequence TTGAGCAAGAGAGAGCAGCAACGAGCTCATGTCCTGGCCCAGGTCGTCGAGGGGCACCTCACCGTGCCTAACGCAGCCCGACTCCTGCGCCTCTCGTTCCGGCACCTCCGGCGGCTGCTGGCGAAGGTTCGCCTCCACGGTCCCGCGGCGCTCGCCCATGGCAACCGCGGACGGGCGTCCCCGCGCTGCCTCGCCGAGGCCCTCCGGACGCAGGTCCTCACGCTGGCCCGCGCGCGTTACGCCGGCTTTTCCGAAATGTTTTTGCGTTGTGATCAATGA
- a CDS encoding MoaD/ThiS family protein, with amino-acid sequence MAVRVRIPTPLRQLTNGERLVEVGGGDLAQAIDELDRRFPGIRARLLDERGDVLRFVNIFVNERDIRFLGGLETPLDDGAEVSIVPAMAGG; translated from the coding sequence ATGGCGGTTCGTGTACGGATCCCCACACCGCTGCGCCAGTTGACGAACGGCGAGCGGCTGGTCGAAGTCGGCGGCGGCGATCTCGCCCAGGCCATCGACGAGTTGGACCGGCGGTTCCCCGGCATCCGCGCGCGTCTCCTCGACGAGCGCGGCGACGTGCTCCGGTTTGTGAACATCTTCGTCAACGAGCGCGACATCCGCTTCCTCGGCGGTCTCGAGACCCCGCTCGATGACGGCGCGGAGGTGTCGATCGTCCCGGCGATGGCCGGCGGCTGA
- a CDS encoding GMC family oxidoreductase: MPRADPAPVAIVGSGIVGATIAYELTGRGHRVEIFERGPDYPYPHTPQFQDRFLHRYENPAYGLPDDLQGLTVSGTYRGDINHERHMITGGTATHWGGIALRMVPEDFHTKSLYGFGDDWPIGYDDVEPYYCRAEALLGVSGTDADNPFAPRRSQPYPLPPFDLSYEDRILAARLAAAGIVLHTTPQAATRLQYGDRPGCMNFGACDVCPIGARYSPNHHLLRALATGRCTLHREVSVRRIVVERSGRAASLVYRPAAGRADEEHPARVIVVAGGAIENARLLLLSSRDRHPDGVPLGEVAGRHLTFHHLWAGRLRYAIRMLPGRLGRFTGQSHQFLRPPERGRHGAVKIELSANIVPWSEDSAARAQSGAEVLRRLTPGLSERVMTLHSEAAPEPRRAVTLSAARDRFGDPYAHVYYDLSGFDEATYAYGGRLFDRVATATGALDAHLRGIETVWSAGHHMGTCRMGDDPRDSVVDSFGTVHGCPNLFVVGGSTFVTPGAVNPTLTMVALAIRTADHLTARLS, encoded by the coding sequence GTGCCCCGAGCTGATCCGGCTCCGGTCGCGATCGTCGGATCAGGGATCGTCGGCGCGACGATCGCGTACGAACTGACCGGCCGCGGACACCGCGTCGAGATCTTCGAACGTGGCCCCGACTACCCCTATCCCCACACGCCGCAGTTCCAGGATCGATTCCTCCACCGGTACGAGAATCCGGCGTACGGCCTGCCGGACGACCTTCAGGGTCTTACCGTCTCCGGCACGTACCGGGGCGACATCAACCACGAGCGGCACATGATTACGGGCGGCACCGCCACGCACTGGGGCGGCATCGCGCTCCGGATGGTTCCGGAGGATTTTCACACGAAGAGCCTCTACGGTTTCGGCGACGATTGGCCGATCGGCTACGATGACGTCGAGCCGTACTACTGCCGCGCCGAGGCGCTGCTCGGCGTATCGGGCACGGACGCCGACAACCCCTTCGCACCGCGGCGTTCGCAGCCGTACCCGCTGCCGCCGTTCGACCTGAGTTACGAAGACCGCATCCTGGCGGCCCGGCTGGCGGCGGCCGGCATCGTCCTGCACACGACGCCGCAGGCGGCCACCCGCCTCCAATACGGCGACCGGCCGGGGTGCATGAATTTCGGGGCGTGTGACGTCTGCCCGATCGGCGCCCGATACTCCCCGAACCATCACCTGCTGCGCGCGCTCGCGACGGGGCGGTGCACGCTGCATCGGGAGGTCTCCGTGCGCCGGATCGTCGTCGAACGCTCCGGGCGGGCGGCGTCGCTCGTGTATCGGCCGGCCGCGGGACGCGCCGACGAGGAACATCCTGCCCGCGTCATCGTCGTGGCCGGGGGCGCCATCGAGAACGCCCGGCTGCTGCTGTTGTCGAGCCGCGATCGCCACCCCGACGGAGTACCGCTCGGGGAGGTCGCAGGCCGGCACCTGACGTTCCACCATCTCTGGGCCGGCCGCCTACGCTATGCGATCCGGATGCTCCCGGGCCGGCTCGGCCGGTTCACAGGCCAGAGCCACCAGTTTCTCAGGCCGCCGGAGCGGGGCCGCCACGGCGCGGTCAAGATAGAGCTCTCCGCCAACATCGTGCCGTGGTCCGAGGATTCCGCGGCCCGCGCTCAAAGCGGCGCCGAGGTCCTCCGGCGGCTGACGCCGGGCCTCAGCGAGCGGGTGATGACGCTGCACAGCGAGGCCGCCCCTGAACCGCGGCGCGCCGTGACGCTGTCCGCGGCGCGCGACCGCTTCGGGGATCCCTACGCGCACGTCTACTACGATCTCAGCGGGTTCGACGAGGCCACGTACGCCTACGGAGGGCGGTTGTTCGACCGCGTAGCCACGGCCACCGGCGCCCTCGATGCGCACCTCCGCGGGATCGAGACCGTGTGGTCGGCCGGCCACCACATGGGGACGTGCCGGATGGGCGACGATCCACGCGACAGCGTCGTCGATTCATTCGGGACCGTGCACGGCTGTCCCAACCTGTTCGTCGTCGGCGGCAGCACCTTCGTCACCCCGGGGGCCGTCAATCCCACGTTGACCATGGTCGCCCTCGCGATTCGGACCGCGGACCATCTGACAGCCCGTCTCTCGTAA